In Trichocoleus desertorum NBK24, the following are encoded in one genomic region:
- a CDS encoding transposase encodes MAPTSRLYDALHDYLSQCQDLWRAVRHLQTLCWMMVGIIQSQQIHLNGFGVYVLSRATYAQSHQRRFRRWLSNRRIDVASMHQVLMAQALSQWSHERIYLSLDTTVLWNCFCLVWVGVVYRGRTLPIAWRVVAQSSSSVRLWTIQRVLRQSARLLPEGVAVVLLADRGFADGKLMKYLTQTLGWHFRIRIKSSFQFQLAGRWHRVSSVRLQPGQAYFTPAVFLGKKKPYGNVYLAFAHDRDADEDWVVVSDEPTTLQTFAQYRLRFQVEESFLDLKSNGFNLEASRLRDKFALTQLCGVMALTMLFLVLQGVQVVTSCQRRLVDTHWNRGMSYLKLGWNWIRLAITQQRKLSLFQFLSSAPDPHPAIASQRQQDQSLNREFIVLKRFPAF; translated from the coding sequence ATGGCTCCTACTTCCCGTCTCTATGATGCGTTGCACGATTATCTGAGTCAATGCCAAGACCTCTGGCGCGCTGTTCGACATCTGCAAACGTTGTGCTGGATGATGGTTGGCATCATCCAAAGTCAGCAGATTCATCTCAATGGTTTTGGAGTTTATGTTCTGAGCCGCGCCACCTATGCTCAGTCCCATCAACGACGATTTCGGCGGTGGTTGTCGAATCGTCGCATTGACGTGGCAAGCATGCATCAGGTGCTGATGGCTCAAGCCTTATCTCAATGGAGTCACGAGCGGATCTATTTGAGCTTGGACACCACAGTGCTGTGGAATTGCTTCTGCCTGGTGTGGGTCGGGGTTGTGTATCGAGGACGAACCCTTCCCATCGCTTGGAGAGTCGTTGCCCAATCCAGCAGCAGTGTGCGATTGTGGACGATTCAACGGGTGCTGCGCCAATCGGCACGGTTGCTGCCAGAAGGAGTCGCAGTCGTCTTGCTCGCAGACCGAGGTTTTGCAGATGGCAAGTTGATGAAGTATCTCACCCAGACCTTGGGTTGGCATTTCCGTATCCGCATCAAAAGCTCGTTCCAGTTTCAACTCGCCGGTCGTTGGCACCGGGTTTCATCGGTGCGACTGCAACCAGGCCAAGCCTACTTCACCCCAGCCGTGTTCCTGGGTAAAAAGAAACCCTATGGCAATGTTTACCTGGCCTTTGCTCATGACCGAGATGCGGATGAAGATTGGGTGGTCGTCAGCGATGAACCCACCACTTTACAAACCTTTGCCCAATACCGATTGCGGTTCCAAGTGGAAGAATCCTTTTTGGATCTCAAGTCGAATGGCTTCAACTTGGAAGCATCACGCTTACGGGACAAGTTTGCGCTAACTCAACTGTGTGGGGTGATGGCGCTGACCATGCTGTTTCTAGTGTTGCAAGGGGTTCAGGTGGTGACATCATGCCAGCGCCGTTTGGTCGATACTCACTGGAATCGGGGCATGAGTTATCTCAAGTTGGGCTGGAACTGGATTCGTTTAGCGATTACTCAACAGCGGAAACTCTCTCTGTTTCAGTTTCTATCGAGTGCACCGGACCCGCACCCTGCGATCGCTTCTCAACGACAACAGGATCAGTCCTTGAATCGTGAGTTTATTGTTCTGAAACGCTTTCCAGCTTTTTAG